The Pseudomonas cavernicola DNA segment TCAGCCTGCTGCACCGCACCACCCGCAAGCTGACCCTCACCGAGGCTGGCGCCACCTTCTACCGCAGCTGCGCGCAGGTCCTGGAACTGGCCCAGCAGGCCGAACAGCGGCTGGCCGAGTTGCGCGATGCGCCGGTCGGTGAGCTGCGTATCGCCGCACCGGTGGGGTTTGCCGGCGCACGGCTGTGCGCGGCGTTGGCACCATTGCTGGCGGCGCACCGGCAACTCAGGCTCAAACTGTTCTTTCATGATGAACAGATCGATCTGATCGAGCAGCGCATCGATATCGCCATCCGCGTCGGCAACCTGGAAAGCTCCAGCCTAGTGGCGCGGCATATTGCCGACTGGAACTCGGTGCTGTGCGCGGCGCCGGCTTATCTGGCGCGCCAAGGCCCGATCGACCGGCCGGAGCAGTTGATTGGCCTGGACTGGCTAAGCCTGAGTGCCAATCCGCAGCCGCAGCAGTTGATCCTGCGCGGGCCGGGTGGGGCGGAGCAGCGGTTACGGATCGACAGCCGGATCTGCAGTAACAACATCATCGCCGCGCGCGAGTTTGCCCTGGCTGGCATGGGCATTTCCCTGCAGCCGGAGCCGGAAATCCGTGCCGAGCTGGCCAGTGGTCGGCTGCTGCGGGTGTTGCCGGAGTGGCAAGCACCACAACTCGGCATCTATATAGTGACCCCACGGCGCGATGCGCAGCCGGCCAAAGTGCGCTACGCCATCGAGGCGCTGCGGCAACACTTACTCGCCGTCTGAGTTCAACACATAAGCGCGCCACTTCGCGTTCAGTGGTCGGCATCTGCGGCGCGCTGTGAGAGGATGGCGCACATTACAGCTGTTGAGCTTGGCAACACCTGAATCCAGGAGTCTGTCGGGCTCAGGCTTTTTGCAGTACAACCGTTCTAAGATCGACAGACTCCAAGCAACAAAGGACCCGCGATAAAAACTGATGAAGACTCCAAAACGCATTGAACCCCTGATTGAAGATGGCTTGGTCGATGAGGTGCTGCGCCCGCTGATGAGCGGTAAGGAAGCCGCCGTCTATGTGGTGCGCTGCGGTAAAGAATTGCGCTGCGCCAAGGTCTACAAAGAAGCGAACAAACGCAGCTTCCGCCAGGCCGCCGAGTATCAGG contains these protein-coding regions:
- a CDS encoding LysR family transcriptional regulator, whose protein sequence is MEQLKRMAVFATVVDNGSMVAAAEVLGMTASAVSQQIRRLEESTQISLLHRTTRKLTLTEAGATFYRSCAQVLELAQQAEQRLAELRDAPVGELRIAAPVGFAGARLCAALAPLLAAHRQLRLKLFFHDEQIDLIEQRIDIAIRVGNLESSSLVARHIADWNSVLCAAPAYLARQGPIDRPEQLIGLDWLSLSANPQPQQLILRGPGGAEQRLRIDSRICSNNIIAAREFALAGMGISLQPEPEIRAELASGRLLRVLPEWQAPQLGIYIVTPRRDAQPAKVRYAIEALRQHLLAV